One segment of Carya illinoinensis cultivar Pawnee chromosome 13, C.illinoinensisPawnee_v1, whole genome shotgun sequence DNA contains the following:
- the LOC122292669 gene encoding ankyrin repeat-containing protein At5g02620, with protein sequence MEAPTEQPESGQPDVPRKKMTKQLTGKREDTLLHTAVREGNLPVVVEILSGTGEAELKELLAKQNQAGETALYVAAEYGFVDLVREMIKHYDLADAGIRARNSFDAFHVAAKQGDLELLKVLMEAHPELSMTVDVTNATALHTAAAKGHTEVVNLLLQAGSILATIAKSNGKTALHSAARNGHLEVVKGLLEKEPGITKRTDKKGQTALHMAVKGQSSEVVEELIKADPSSVNIVDNKGNTVLHIATRKGRAQIVRMLLGHNETDTKAVNRTGETAIDTAEKTGHPDIAAILQEYGVQSAKNINPQAPTSTARVLKQTVSDIKHEVHHQLEHTRQTRKSVQGIAKRLNKMHSEGLNNAIHSTTVVAVLIATVAFAAIFTVPGQYVDDPTDIPPGLSLGEANIAPKAAFLIFLIFDSIALFISLAVVVVQTSVVVIESKAKKQMMAVINKLMWLACVLVSVAFLALSFVVVGESQRWLAIGVTIIGTTIMAATLGTMCFWVVRHRIEASNLRSIRRSSLGTRSRSGSMSVMSDSEILNNEYKKMYAI encoded by the exons ATGGAGGCACCAACTGAGCAGCCAGAATCAGGGCAGCCGGACGTGCCTCGCAAAAAGATGACGAAGCAGTTAACTGGAAAACGTGAGGATACGCTGTTGCATACGGCAGTAAGAGAAGGAAATCTTCCTGTCGTGGTGGAAATCCTTAGTGGCACCGGAGAGGCCGAATTGAAGGAATTGTTGGCAAAGCAAAATCAAGCTGGCGAGACAGCTCTTTATGTTGCCGCAGAatatggttttgttgatttggtTAGGGAGATGATCAAGCACTATGATCTTGCTGATGCGGGAATCAGAGCAAGAAATAGCTTTGATGCATTCCACGTTGCTGCGAAACAAGGAGACTTgg AGCTATTGAAAGTCCTAATGGAGGCCCATCCGGAATTATCCATGACCGTGGATGTAACAAACGCGACGGCTCTGCACACTGCTGCAGCGAAAGGGCACACTGAGGTAGTGAACCTTTTGTTGCAGGCAGGAAGTATCCTGGCAACCATTGCAAAAAGTAATGGGAAAACAGCTTTGCATTCTGCAGCTAGAAACGGGCATTTGGAGGTTGTGAAAGGGCTTCTGGAAAAGGAGCCTGGCATTACAAAACGGACAGATAAGAAGGGTCAGACAGCACTGCACATGGCAGTGAAAGGACAGAGTAGTGAGGTGGTGGAGGAGTTGATTAAGGCAGATCCTTCTTCTGTAAACATTGTTGATAATAAGGGCAACACCGTGTTGCATATAGCAACCAGGAAGGGTAGAGCTCAG ATTGTAAGGATGCTTCTTGGACACAATGAAACAGACACAAAAGCCGTCAACAGGACTGGTGAAACTGCCATTGACACTGCCGAGAAAACCGGCCACCCAGATATCGCAGCTATTCTTCAGGAATATGGGGTTCAGAGCGCCAAGAATATCAATCCTCAAGCACCAACAAGCACTGCTCGTGTGTTAAAACAAACCGTGAGTGACATAAAGCACGAAGTCCACCATCAGCTAGAGCACACCCGCCAAACCAGAAAAAGCGTTCAGGGCATTGCCAAACGTCTCAACAAAATGCACTCAGAAGGTCTTAACAATGCAATCCACTCCACAACTGTTGTGGCTGTCCTTATTGCCACAGTCGCATTTGCGGCCATATTCACAGTCCCTGGCCAATATGTTGATGACCCAACAGACATTCCTCCTGGCCTCTCCCTTGGGGAAGCAAATATCGCTCCAAAAGCTGCATTCTTGATCTTCTTGATCTTTGATTCCATTGCCCTGTTCATTTCCCTCGCAGTTGTGGTGGTGCAGACCTCAGTGGTAGTTATAGAAAGCAAGGCAAAGAAGCAGATGATGGCAGTTATCAACAAGCTAATGTGGTTAGCTTGCGTGCTTGTTTCAGTGGCATTCTTGGCTCTTTCATTTGTTGTTGTGGGTGAGAGTCAAAGGTGGCTGGCAATTGGAGTTACAATTATAGGAACAACCATAATGGCTGCTACTTTGGGTACCATGTGTTTTTGGGTTGTCAGGCATCGGATTGAAGCCTCAAATTTGAGGAGCATTCGGAGATCATCATTGGGTACCAGATCAAGGTCCGGGTCAATGTCAGTAATGTCAGATTCTGAGATCCTTAACAATGAATACAAAAAAATGTACGCAATTTGA